Proteins encoded within one genomic window of Candidatus Zixiibacteriota bacterium:
- the icd gene encoding isocitrate dehydrogenase (NADP(+)) produces the protein MAYKHIQVPKDGQQIKIKNKKLVIPNRPIIPVIEGDGIGRDIMKATRRVVDAAVEKAYKGKKKVAWMDVYAGEKANELYKEWLPDETIAAIKKYIVALKGPLTTPIGGGFRSLNVSLRQILNLYACVRPVRWFKGVGSPVTHPEKMNVIIYRENTEDVYAGIEWKKGGNDARKVIAWLNKSMKTNIRPDSGIGIKPISATGSKRLVRKAIQHAIAHKCGSVTLVHKGNIMKFTEGAFRDWGYEVARKEFPRQTITEDELWSKYKGKAPKGKIVIKDRIADSMFQQILTRSDEYEVVATPNLNGDYLSDACAAQVGGLGMAPGANIGDYIGLFEATHGTAPKYADKDVINPGSLMLSAVMMLDYLGWDKAARLIEKAIEKTIAKKTVTYDLHRQMKGAKKIGTSQFATNIISNM, from the coding sequence ATGGCATACAAGCATATTCAAGTGCCGAAAGACGGCCAGCAGATAAAGATCAAGAACAAGAAGCTCGTTATTCCGAACCGTCCGATCATACCGGTCATCGAGGGTGATGGCATCGGTCGTGATATCATGAAGGCCACCCGCCGGGTGGTCGATGCCGCGGTCGAGAAAGCCTATAAGGGCAAAAAGAAAGTCGCCTGGATGGATGTCTATGCCGGTGAAAAGGCCAATGAGCTGTACAAGGAATGGCTGCCCGATGAGACCATTGCAGCCATCAAGAAGTACATCGTGGCGCTCAAAGGCCCGTTGACCACGCCGATCGGCGGGGGATTCCGCTCGCTGAACGTCAGCCTTCGGCAGATTCTCAATCTCTATGCCTGTGTTCGTCCCGTGCGCTGGTTCAAGGGCGTCGGCTCGCCGGTGACTCATCCCGAGAAGATGAATGTCATCATCTACCGCGAGAACACCGAGGACGTCTATGCCGGGATCGAGTGGAAAAAGGGCGGTAATGACGCCAGGAAAGTGATCGCCTGGCTGAACAAGTCCATGAAGACCAACATTCGTCCCGACTCCGGCATCGGCATCAAGCCGATCTCCGCGACCGGTTCGAAGCGTCTGGTCCGCAAGGCTATCCAGCATGCTATCGCCCACAAGTGCGGCTCGGTTACGCTGGTCCACAAGGGGAACATTATGAAGTTCACCGAAGGGGCTTTCCGTGACTGGGGCTACGAGGTGGCTCGCAAGGAGTTCCCGAGGCAGACGATCACTGAGGATGAACTCTGGTCGAAGTACAAAGGCAAGGCTCCCAAGGGCAAGATCGTGATCAAGGATCGCATTGCCGATTCCATGTTCCAGCAAATCCTGACCCGCTCCGACGAGTACGAGGTGGTTGCCACCCCGAACCTGAACGGCGACTATCTGTCCGACGCCTGCGCGGCGCAGGTCGGTGGTCTTGGCATGGCTCCGGGCGCGAACATCGGCGACTACATCGGTCTCTTCGAGGCAACTCACGGCACCGCGCCGAAGTACGCCGACAAGGACGTCATCAACCCCGGCTCGCTCATGCTGTCGGCGGTGATGATGCTCGACTATCTCGGTTGGGACAAGGCCGCGCGTTTGATCGAAAAAGCGATTGAGAAAACCATCGCCAAGAAGACCGTCACTTACGACCTGCATCGTCAGATGAAGGGCGCCAAGAAGATCGGTACTTCCCAGTTTGCGACCAACATCATTTCGAACATGTAA
- the mdh gene encoding malate dehydrogenase, which yields MNKKIAVIGAGNVGASCAMYLAEANIADIVMVDIVEGVPQGKGLDLTQAGPVRGYNAMVKGSNKFSDIKGADIVIMTAGLPRKPGMSREDLLNMNADIVKSVGLNIKKYAPKSYVIMVSNPLDLMTFHMRKVTGFPANRVFGQAGVLDSIRFRAFIAMELGVAMTDTNAMVLGGHGDTMVPLPRYTTVAGIPIEELIPKDRIKAIADRTRVGGGEIVKLLKTGSAYYAPGAASVDMAKAVFNDEKKVLPASAYLTGQYGIKDIYIGVPVVLGANGVEKILELKLKKAELTALQTSAATYKEHLKIMGY from the coding sequence ATGAACAAGAAGATCGCAGTTATCGGCGCCGGGAACGTAGGCGCCTCATGCGCCATGTACCTGGCAGAAGCCAACATCGCCGACATCGTCATGGTGGACATCGTTGAGGGTGTACCGCAGGGCAAAGGGCTTGACCTCACCCAAGCCGGTCCTGTCCGCGGCTACAATGCCATGGTCAAAGGCAGCAACAAGTTTTCAGACATTAAGGGCGCGGATATCGTCATCATGACGGCCGGTCTGCCGCGTAAGCCCGGCATGTCTCGCGAGGACTTGTTGAACATGAACGCCGACATCGTCAAGTCGGTTGGTCTCAACATCAAGAAATATGCCCCGAAGAGTTACGTTATCATGGTTTCGAATCCTCTCGACCTGATGACCTTCCACATGCGCAAAGTGACCGGTTTCCCGGCCAACCGCGTTTTCGGACAGGCCGGTGTTCTGGATTCGATTCGTTTCCGTGCTTTCATCGCCATGGAACTGGGCGTGGCAATGACCGACACCAACGCAATGGTGCTCGGCGGTCATGGCGATACGATGGTCCCGCTTCCTCGTTATACCACCGTGGCAGGTATTCCGATCGAAGAGCTCATCCCGAAGGATCGCATTAAGGCTATCGCCGATCGTACCCGTGTCGGCGGCGGCGAAATCGTCAAGTTGCTCAAGACCGGTTCGGCCTACTACGCACCGGGCGCTGCTTCAGTAGATATGGCAAAAGCAGTGTTCAACGACGAGAAGAAGGTTCTGCCGGCTTCGGCTTATCTTACCGGACAATACGGTATCAAGGACATTTACATCGGCGTGCCGGTTGTCCTGGGAGCCAACGGTGTCGAGAAGATTCTCGAACTGAAGCTCAAGAAGGCCGAGCTTACGGCGTTGCAGACCTCTGCTGCGACTTACAAGGAACATCTCAAGATCATGGGCTACTAG
- a CDS encoding lactate racemase domain-containing protein, with amino-acid sequence MKTRLVYGDSYIELDFPEAVTVDCFAPGKASRPITIDDFATVWEGVFDLIPERPLIVVNDAYRNTPTSTLLEWIDKTDGGLIDRADFLIATGTHAAPTDDQLRKIFGSFLPRLHNRLWIHDSRKTDSMASVGKDNFGEQVLVNRKFLEAEKPLLIGSVEPHYFAGFTGGRKSVFPGLTDLATVERNHNLANSLEAQPLRLEGNPVAEHLMNLSGLLDMNAMIGLQTVLDATGAIAHISCGSLHDAFIECTAVARQLFSNVVDEPYDIVLCELLPPLDKNLYQIQKGMENCQRGVKDGGSLVLVSHCGEGIGSRAFYDLSKTWDRVNNRPCSGPLKFGSHKLSRVINVGKRINVRVVSEVPEADVRQVFYEPLDNIYKFLFIAWNNITACRVAVVHDAGNTVLTA; translated from the coding sequence ATGAAAACCAGGCTGGTCTACGGTGACAGTTATATCGAGTTGGATTTCCCGGAAGCGGTGACGGTGGATTGCTTTGCTCCGGGGAAGGCTTCCAGGCCGATTACGATTGACGATTTCGCGACTGTCTGGGAAGGTGTTTTCGATCTGATTCCCGAACGGCCGCTGATCGTTGTCAACGATGCCTATCGCAACACCCCCACGTCGACTTTGCTTGAATGGATCGACAAAACCGACGGCGGGCTGATCGACCGGGCGGATTTTCTGATTGCAACCGGAACTCATGCCGCACCGACAGATGATCAGCTACGAAAAATTTTCGGTTCGTTTCTGCCGCGCCTGCACAACCGGCTCTGGATCCACGATTCCCGTAAAACCGATTCGATGGCCTCAGTTGGGAAGGACAACTTCGGTGAGCAGGTTCTGGTCAATCGCAAGTTCCTGGAGGCGGAAAAGCCGCTGCTGATCGGGTCGGTGGAACCGCATTACTTCGCCGGATTCACCGGCGGACGAAAATCGGTTTTCCCCGGTTTAACCGACCTCGCCACGGTGGAACGTAATCATAACCTGGCCAACTCGCTCGAAGCGCAACCGCTGCGGCTCGAAGGAAACCCTGTGGCCGAGCATCTGATGAACCTCTCCGGATTACTCGATATGAATGCCATGATCGGTTTGCAGACGGTGCTCGATGCAACCGGCGCGATTGCCCATATCTCATGCGGTTCCTTACACGATGCGTTCATCGAATGCACGGCCGTAGCCCGCCAGTTGTTTTCGAACGTTGTCGATGAGCCTTACGATATCGTGCTCTGTGAATTATTACCGCCGTTGGATAAAAATCTCTATCAGATTCAGAAGGGTATGGAGAATTGTCAGCGCGGAGTGAAGGACGGCGGCAGTCTGGTGCTGGTTTCGCATTGCGGCGAAGGAATCGGCTCGCGAGCGTTTTACGATCTGAGTAAAACCTGGGATCGCGTGAACAACCGACCGTGTTCGGGACCACTCAAGTTCGGATCACATAAGCTCTCTCGCGTTATCAACGTGGGTAAACGTATCAACGTTCGAGTAGTCTCAGAGGTTCCCGAGGCGGATGTCCGTCAGGTGTTCTATGAACCTCTTGACAACATATATAAATTCTTGTTTATAGCTTGGAATAATATTACGGCATGCCGAGTGGCAGTCGTACATGACGCAGGTAACACCGTATTGACAGCATAA
- the ndk gene encoding nucleoside-diphosphate kinase, translated as MSRTLLIIKPDATERNLIGHVINRLERAGFRITEMRMTRLSADDARRFYAVHEGKPFLNDLVTFMTSGPVVPMVLEKENAVTDLRELIGATNPSNAACGTIRQEIARNVQANSVHASDSDENAVREISFFFGG; from the coding sequence ATGAGTAGGACACTATTGATCATCAAACCCGATGCGACCGAACGCAACCTGATCGGTCATGTCATCAATCGTCTGGAACGAGCCGGTTTCCGGATTACGGAAATGCGAATGACTCGCCTTTCAGCCGATGATGCTCGCCGCTTCTATGCGGTACACGAGGGTAAACCGTTCCTCAATGACCTCGTGACGTTCATGACCTCGGGGCCGGTCGTGCCGATGGTGCTTGAAAAAGAGAATGCGGTAACCGATTTACGTGAGTTGATCGGGGCTACCAATCCGAGCAACGCTGCCTGCGGTACGATTCGACAAGAGATTGCGCGGAACGTACAAGCCAATTCAGTGCATGCATCGGATTCCGATGAGAACGCCGTCAGGGAAATAAGTTTCTTCTTTGGCGGATGA
- a CDS encoding 2-oxoacid:acceptor oxidoreductase family protein has translation MEHKLLDKIEIPHDRFEMRLSGSGGQGMILASVILAEAIGTDYSKNVVQTQSYGPEARGGASKSDVVVSTNEIYYPKAMQLDLLLAMTQESMDKYYSDLHKDGVLIVDSGLVTEVPTDNYYGLPFTQLAKEEAGHVMVANVIALGAIAALTDLVTKDALIDAVLSRAPKGTEDKNRKAVEIGFREAQKLKKK, from the coding sequence ATGGAACACAAACTGCTGGATAAGATCGAGATTCCGCACGATCGGTTTGAAATGCGTCTGTCCGGTTCCGGAGGGCAGGGTATGATCCTGGCCTCGGTGATCCTGGCCGAAGCTATCGGCACCGATTATTCGAAGAACGTCGTACAAACACAGTCGTACGGTCCCGAAGCTCGCGGGGGCGCTTCCAAATCCGATGTGGTGGTTTCGACCAATGAGATTTACTATCCCAAAGCTATGCAGCTCGATCTGTTGCTGGCCATGACTCAGGAGTCGATGGACAAATACTACAGCGACTTGCATAAGGATGGAGTGTTGATCGTTGATTCCGGTTTGGTGACCGAAGTCCCGACCGACAATTACTACGGTTTGCCATTCACGCAACTGGCTAAGGAAGAAGCGGGACACGTGATGGTAGCCAACGTGATCGCATTGGGGGCTATTGCGGCGCTGACCGATTTGGTGACCAAGGACGCCTTGATTGACGCGGTATTGAGCCGTGCTCCCAAGGGGACCGAGGATAAGAACCGTAAGGCGGTCGAGATAGGTTTCCGCGAAGCGCAGAAACTCAAGAAAAAGTGA
- a CDS encoding 2-oxoacid:ferredoxin oxidoreductase subunit beta, which produces MATAEKPTKVEQKSDVILKYLRPKKKFPSVWCAGCGNGVVQSAIIRAIDKLGLSKDEIVMVSGIGCTSRMPVYMDFNSLHTTHGRALAFATGVKFARPDMKVIVVTGDGDALAIGGNHFIHACRRNIDITAILINNSIYGMTGGQGSPTTPGGAFSTTTPYGNVEKHFDPCSLAKAAGATFVARGTVYHAAQLEKAIIEGISHKGFSLIEAVSNCHTYFGRLNRRGDAVAMVKNFKEVGVTTAKAKTMNEEELKGKIVIGTLHEDMVKTEFCDEYQKVINARQGGK; this is translated from the coding sequence ATGGCTACTGCAGAAAAACCAACCAAAGTCGAGCAAAAATCAGACGTTATCCTGAAATACCTGAGACCGAAGAAAAAATTCCCGTCGGTCTGGTGTGCCGGATGCGGCAACGGTGTCGTACAATCGGCGATTATCCGGGCTATTGACAAGCTCGGCCTGTCCAAGGACGAGATAGTTATGGTTTCGGGTATCGGCTGTACCAGTCGCATGCCGGTTTATATGGATTTCAACAGCCTTCATACGACTCACGGTCGTGCGTTGGCGTTCGCTACCGGTGTGAAGTTCGCTCGGCCGGACATGAAAGTTATCGTGGTCACCGGTGACGGCGATGCCCTCGCGATCGGCGGCAACCATTTCATTCATGCCTGTCGGCGCAACATCGATATCACCGCTATCCTTATCAATAACAGCATTTACGGTATGACCGGCGGTCAGGGTTCACCGACTACGCCGGGCGGAGCGTTTTCTACGACAACGCCATACGGCAATGTTGAGAAACACTTTGATCCGTGCAGTCTGGCCAAAGCGGCCGGAGCTACGTTTGTGGCCCGCGGAACCGTATATCATGCGGCCCAGTTGGAGAAGGCGATCATTGAAGGGATCTCTCATAAGGGATTCTCCCTGATCGAAGCGGTTTCCAACTGCCATACCTACTTCGGGCGTTTGAATCGTCGCGGCGATGCCGTAGCGATGGTCAAGAACTTCAAGGAGGTAGGTGTTACTACGGCTAAGGCCAAGACGATGAACGAAGAAGAACTCAAAGGAAAGATCGTCATCGGCACTCTGCACGAGGACATGGTCAAGACCGAGTTCTGCGATGAATACCAAAAGGTGATCAATGCCCGGCAGGGAGGTAAATAA
- a CDS encoding 2-oxoacid:acceptor oxidoreductase subunit alpha — protein sequence MVDTQRSLMQGNMACVQGAIYAGLHFYAGYPITPSTEIAEGCARELPKLGGKFIQMEDEIASMAAIVGASVAGLKSMTATSGPGYSLMQEGIGYAYITETPCVVVNVQRGGPSTGLPTKISQSDTMQARWGTHGDYTAIALAPSTVGETLTETIRAFNLAERFRTPVTVLLDEVMAHQRELVSIPKKGEIPIIDRIKPTVSPEDFEPFAQTANSVSPMPAYGEGYRYNITGLTHDPMGFATANLKEITWKLDKLRNKIMNYRSEITKLRTAMMDDAEIAIISYGTVSRAALLAVALARKAGVKVGCIQLYTIWPFPEEELQDYCSKVRKVIVAELNMGQMVNEVSRILSPEIEIHKLNRYDGEIITPLQLLEKLEEVM from the coding sequence ATGGTAGATACTCAAAGGTCGTTGATGCAGGGTAACATGGCATGTGTCCAGGGCGCTATTTATGCCGGGTTGCATTTCTATGCCGGTTATCCGATTACTCCTTCCACCGAAATCGCCGAGGGCTGCGCCCGTGAGCTGCCCAAGCTCGGCGGGAAGTTCATCCAAATGGAGGATGAGATCGCCTCGATGGCGGCCATCGTCGGCGCCTCGGTTGCCGGGCTCAAGTCAATGACGGCTACATCGGGTCCGGGATATTCTCTCATGCAGGAGGGGATTGGTTATGCCTATATTACCGAAACCCCCTGCGTAGTGGTCAATGTCCAGCGTGGCGGTCCTTCGACCGGATTGCCGACTAAAATCAGCCAGTCCGATACGATGCAGGCTCGCTGGGGTACTCACGGTGATTACACGGCCATCGCGTTGGCCCCGTCGACGGTAGGGGAAACGCTGACGGAAACGATTCGTGCTTTCAATTTGGCTGAACGTTTTCGCACGCCGGTAACCGTTCTTCTTGATGAGGTTATGGCTCACCAGCGTGAACTGGTCTCGATTCCCAAGAAGGGTGAAATACCGATTATCGATCGCATAAAACCGACCGTTTCGCCGGAGGATTTCGAACCGTTCGCTCAGACGGCCAACTCGGTTTCTCCGATGCCCGCTTATGGCGAAGGGTATCGCTACAATATCACCGGTTTGACGCACGACCCAATGGGATTCGCTACGGCTAATCTGAAAGAGATTACCTGGAAACTCGACAAACTCCGTAACAAGATCATGAACTATCGCAGTGAAATCACCAAGCTGCGAACGGCCATGATGGACGATGCCGAGATCGCGATTATATCCTATGGAACCGTCTCGCGAGCCGCTCTGCTGGCGGTGGCTTTGGCTCGTAAGGCCGGAGTCAAGGTCGGTTGTATCCAACTATATACGATCTGGCCGTTCCCCGAGGAAGAGTTGCAGGATTACTGCAGCAAGGTTCGTAAGGTAATCGTGGCGGAATTGAATATGGGACAGATGGTCAACGAGGTCAGCCGTATTCTGTCGCCCGAAATTGAAATCCACAAGTTGAATCGTTACGACGGCGAAATCATCACGCCGCTGCAACTGCTCGAGAAGCTCGAAGAGGTGATGTGA
- a CDS encoding 4Fe-4S dicluster domain-containing protein, whose product MTDSDAVNSAPKKTGKSKIDYSAGPPPLTINLTWCKACNLCIALCPTQVFEPDRNGKPVLARPEDCTQCTICWTHCPDFAITSNYK is encoded by the coding sequence ATGACTGATTCTGACGCGGTTAATTCCGCACCGAAGAAAACAGGTAAGAGCAAGATTGATTATTCGGCGGGTCCGCCGCCGTTAACCATAAACCTGACCTGGTGTAAAGCCTGCAATCTTTGCATCGCGCTTTGTCCGACCCAGGTGTTTGAACCCGATCGAAACGGCAAGCCTGTGCTGGCCCGTCCCGAAGATTGCACCCAGTGTACGATCTGCTGGACGCATTGTCCCGACTTCGCCATAACGTCGAACTACAAGTAG
- the sucD gene encoding succinate--CoA ligase subunit alpha yields MSIFINKKTKLVVQGITGRDGSFHAEQMKNYGTNVVAGVTPGKAGSKVAGIPVFNSVAEAVKETGANTSVIYVPPPFAVDAIFEAVAAGIKTVVCITEGVPANDMMKVYPVVKAAGVRLIGPNCPGLISVDQAKVGIMPGTIVKKGGVGVVSRSGTLTYEAIWALTQAGMGQSTCIGIGGDQVIGTNFIDCLEAFQADSATKAVVMIGEIGGSDEEEAAKYIKKYVTKPVVSFIAGQAAPPGKRMGHAGAIISGGSGTAEEKIKALNKVGVPVAGSPTEIPELLKELIKKQKTTAKKPVKKTAKKAAKKTEKKAAAKTAKKATKKTAAKKTAKKK; encoded by the coding sequence ATGTCGATTTTTATCAATAAAAAGACCAAGTTGGTGGTTCAGGGAATCACCGGGCGTGATGGTTCGTTTCACGCCGAACAGATGAAAAACTACGGCACCAACGTAGTGGCCGGAGTAACGCCGGGTAAAGCCGGTTCCAAAGTTGCCGGAATACCGGTGTTCAACTCGGTCGCCGAAGCTGTCAAAGAGACCGGCGCCAATACGTCCGTGATCTATGTCCCGCCGCCGTTCGCGGTCGATGCCATTTTCGAAGCGGTGGCCGCCGGGATCAAGACGGTCGTTTGTATTACCGAGGGTGTGCCGGCGAATGATATGATGAAAGTTTATCCGGTGGTCAAGGCCGCGGGGGTACGTTTGATCGGTCCCAATTGTCCGGGATTGATCTCGGTCGATCAGGCCAAGGTCGGCATTATGCCCGGGACGATTGTGAAGAAGGGCGGCGTCGGCGTTGTTTCGCGCTCAGGCACCCTGACTTACGAAGCGATCTGGGCGTTGACTCAGGCCGGTATGGGACAATCGACCTGTATTGGTATCGGCGGCGACCAGGTTATCGGAACCAACTTCATCGACTGCCTGGAAGCGTTCCAGGCCGATAGTGCGACCAAGGCTGTTGTCATGATCGGTGAAATCGGCGGCTCGGACGAGGAAGAAGCGGCCAAGTATATCAAGAAGTACGTTACCAAGCCGGTCGTTTCGTTCATCGCCGGTCAGGCAGCTCCTCCCGGCAAACGGATGGGACATGCCGGCGCGATTATTTCCGGCGGCAGCGGTACCGCCGAAGAGAAGATCAAGGCTCTGAACAAAGTTGGGGTGCCGGTCGCCGGTTCACCGACTGAAATTCCGGAGTTGCTGAAGGAACTCATCAAGAAACAAAAAACCACCGCTAAAAAGCCGGTCAAGAAAACGGCCAAGAAGGCGGCGAAGAAGACTGAGAAAAAAGCAGCCGCTAAGACTGCTAAAAAAGCGACCAAGAAAACCGCGGCCAAAAAGACCGCCAAGAAAAAGTAA
- the sucC gene encoding ADP-forming succinate--CoA ligase subunit beta produces MKIHEYQAKQLFAESGIPVPPGEIATTPVEAFEIAERFNQPVMVKAQVHVGGRGKAGGVKYAENAEAAKVLATNILGMDIKGLTVKKVLVTPAEDIISESYVGIILDRATKRPVIMVSPAGGVDIEEVAAKTPEKIFKLAVDPIMGLQAWQARDLAFKLYRDIGQVRKAADILLKLYKVFWKVDASLVEINPLITNAAADVIAIDGKINIDDNALYRQKNIEAMRDLDAEIPAEVEAREADLSYVKLDGTIGCMVNGAGLAMATMDLVKRYGGDPANFLDIGGSSNPNKVVTALRIITSDPNVRSILINIFGGITRCDDVANGIVTAFKEFQPRVPVVVRLTGTNEKEAARILKSIDLPSEDTLDLVVKKAIELAETTVA; encoded by the coding sequence ATGAAGATTCATGAGTATCAGGCCAAACAACTCTTCGCCGAATCCGGTATTCCGGTTCCGCCCGGCGAGATCGCCACTACTCCGGTCGAAGCTTTCGAAATCGCCGAACGGTTTAACCAGCCGGTCATGGTTAAGGCGCAGGTACATGTCGGTGGCCGCGGCAAGGCGGGCGGTGTCAAGTATGCCGAAAACGCGGAAGCAGCCAAGGTGCTGGCCACGAACATCCTGGGAATGGATATCAAGGGTCTTACCGTCAAGAAAGTTCTGGTCACTCCCGCCGAGGATATCATTTCGGAATCTTATGTCGGTATCATTCTCGACCGTGCCACCAAACGCCCGGTAATCATGGTCTCACCGGCCGGTGGTGTTGATATTGAAGAAGTTGCCGCCAAAACCCCCGAGAAGATTTTCAAGCTGGCTGTCGATCCGATCATGGGTCTCCAGGCCTGGCAGGCTCGCGATCTGGCCTTCAAGCTCTATCGCGATATCGGTCAGGTGCGTAAGGCGGCCGATATCCTCCTGAAGCTGTACAAGGTGTTCTGGAAAGTGGATGCCTCGCTGGTCGAGATCAATCCGCTTATCACCAATGCGGCCGCGGATGTGATTGCCATCGACGGCAAGATCAACATCGACGACAACGCTCTCTATCGACAGAAGAACATCGAGGCCATGCGTGACCTGGATGCCGAAATTCCGGCTGAAGTCGAGGCTCGCGAAGCAGACCTTTCGTACGTCAAGCTGGATGGTACGATCGGCTGCATGGTCAACGGCGCCGGTCTGGCAATGGCCACGATGGACCTGGTCAAACGCTACGGCGGCGATCCGGCCAACTTCCTCGATATCGGAGGTTCTTCCAATCCCAATAAAGTGGTGACGGCTTTGCGCATCATCACATCGGATCCCAATGTCCGTTCAATCCTGATCAACATCTTTGGCGGTATCACTCGCTGCGACGACGTCGCCAACGGTATCGTGACCGCTTTCAAGGAATTCCAACCCAGGGTCCCGGTAGTGGTTCGTCTTACCGGCACCAACGAGAAGGAAGCTGCCCGGATTCTGAAGTCTATTGACCTGCCCTCCGAGGACACTCTTGATCTCGTGGTCAAGAAAGCCATCGAGTTGGCGGAGACTACGGTAGCTTAA
- a CDS encoding CCA tRNA nucleotidyltransferase — protein MCKLSDETVSDILERGRIYEVGGTVRDRLMHRPVISKDTDYLVTGITYDDLARILKRHGRVDLVGRSFGVIKFTRYIDERPVTIDIALPRREYSTGWGHKDFNVNFDPSLKVEDDLARRDFTMNAIAMALDDHDVIDPYDGRTDIEKRIIRTVYPGSFKDDPLRMLRAIQFAARFEFMIEPKTFEAIRDNAALIKTVSSERIAEELNKLLTLSGQPSHGFRLMQTTGLLKEILPALEACVGIDQPGGYHAYDVFEHTMHTIDACPPRLRLRMAALFHDIRKPQAKRLTDTGATFYGHEHQGARAASIALTALRYSRDFIREVETLVERHMFTTDVTDKGMRRLMRRVGTDLIFDLLDLRRADVIGQGKGGKTEDVDEFEAAIRAEMDRKPPLSVLDLVLDGHDVMRMFDIPPGPIVGRVLDALLEAVLDDPEVNNRESLEALARDYMKNENSKNK, from the coding sequence ATGTGTAAGTTGTCGGACGAGACGGTTTCAGACATACTCGAACGTGGTCGTATCTACGAGGTGGGAGGAACGGTTCGCGATCGGCTGATGCACCGCCCGGTGATATCGAAAGATACCGACTACCTGGTAACCGGGATCACTTACGATGACCTGGCGCGGATTCTCAAACGTCACGGACGTGTCGACCTGGTCGGACGCAGTTTCGGTGTCATAAAATTCACCCGGTATATCGATGAGCGACCGGTGACGATCGATATCGCTTTGCCGCGTCGAGAGTATTCGACCGGCTGGGGACACAAAGATTTCAATGTTAATTTCGATCCGAGTCTCAAGGTCGAAGATGACCTCGCTCGCCGCGATTTCACCATGAACGCCATTGCCATGGCGCTGGACGACCACGATGTCATCGATCCGTACGACGGACGTACCGATATTGAGAAGAGAATAATACGCACTGTTTATCCGGGGAGTTTCAAGGATGATCCGCTGCGTATGCTGCGTGCGATTCAGTTTGCGGCGCGTTTTGAATTCATGATCGAACCGAAGACGTTCGAGGCTATTCGTGATAATGCGGCGCTTATCAAAACCGTATCCTCCGAGCGCATTGCCGAGGAATTGAACAAGCTGTTGACACTATCCGGGCAACCGTCGCATGGTTTTCGCCTGATGCAAACCACGGGATTGCTCAAGGAAATTCTCCCCGCGCTCGAGGCCTGTGTCGGGATCGACCAGCCGGGCGGCTATCATGCCTACGATGTGTTCGAACATACTATGCATACGATCGATGCCTGCCCGCCGCGTTTGCGGCTGCGCATGGCCGCCCTGTTTCACGACATTCGCAAACCACAGGCGAAACGCCTGACCGATACCGGTGCGACTTTTTACGGTCACGAACATCAGGGAGCTCGAGCTGCGAGCATAGCGCTAACAGCTTTGCGTTACTCGCGGGATTTCATACGTGAGGTTGAAACGCTGGTCGAACGCCACATGTTTACCACCGACGTCACCGATAAGGGGATGCGCCGCCTCATGCGACGGGTCGGTACCGACCTGATTTTCGATTTGCTAGACCTCCGTCGAGCCGATGTGATCGGTCAGGGCAAAGGGGGGAAGACCGAGGATGTCGATGAATTCGAAGCGGCGATTCGAGCGGAAATGGACCGTAAACCGCCGTTGAGCGTACTTGATCTGGTTCTGGACGGCCATGATGTTATGCGTATGTTTGATATACCGCCGGGACCGATTGTCGGTCGCGTTCTTGACGCACTTCTGGAAGCGGTTTTGGACGATCCGGAAGTAAACAACCGTGAGAGCCTGGAAGCTCTGGCGCGGGATTACATGAAAAATGAAAATTCAAAGAATAAATAG